In Papaver somniferum cultivar HN1 chromosome 9, ASM357369v1, whole genome shotgun sequence, the genomic stretch tgaatacatcatcacggcgacagagtattttaccaaatgggttgaagctattcctctCCGGAGCACTACTGGAATTACAATTgctgccttcatcaaagagcacatcatATGCAGATTTGGCATCCCTAAGCacatcatcacagataatggagGACCCTTCGCCAACAAACATGTCACAGAATTACTTGAAGAATACGGCATTAAACAAATATTCTCCATGCCATACTATCCCCAGGGAAATGGGCAagcggagagcaccaacaaaactctgatcCGGATTCTCAATCGAacagttcatgacaatccacgaacgTGGCATGAAGAATTGCCCATGGCTTTTTGGGCTTACCGTACCGCACCAATGAGTTCAATCGGGACTTCACCATATTCTCTCGTCTATGGTGCTGATGCCATCCTCCCGGTGGAGATCAAAATTCCCTCTGCAAGAATTGCAGCAGCAAGTGGGATGCAGTGGGACGAAGCCGAAGTGTCCAATTCGAGGATTGCCGAGTTATACATGCTTGAGTCGAGAAGAGCCAAAGTACAAAAATATGTGGaaacttacaaacagaggatctccaaagtgtacaacaaaatggtaagacctcgaacattacAAATAGGAGATTTGGTTCTGAAAATAGCAAAGCATATCCAACAAGACATGTATGTtcccaagttctctcctaaatgggaagggccttatgtagTCATCAAGGTAGTATCTAGTGGATATTACAAAATCCTAGATGTTAATGGAGGAATCGaagtaaacatcatcaacgacAAATGGCTCAAAACATATTACACCTGATCCGTAGAAAACCATTACCTTTTCATCAATTCAATCATTtctcaaaatgtaatttatattcctccaaagagtatgcaaagtattcctttgttcattaaacatttcataaatgaacaaaaatttctttatcaattatTCTGCCTACAGAAAAGCCTGAACCtattcaaaaaaaacaacaatcataaagGCTCACTCAGAATAAACCATCCAGCAGAGGGTAATTCTTAAAGACAACCATGTTTAACTTCTTTTGAAAGTTCTCGGTCTTCACCTTCAaatcctagacagctttctcaacTCTCTCCAATTCCAGGGCaagtgccttctcctcttccaagaaaTCAATTGTGgtagaaattgcatcagcagcagcGGCTTCCCTGTGGATTTTGATCATATCAAGCCGACGACGAAGCCAGCTTATGTTGAACCGCAAAgtttcacaattcgagatcatttcatcccacctGTGCAGTTCATGgctcttgacatctcgcagattcatctcgttcatctcttcaatgatcggtaacaatCCGGCGACTGTGGTCAGAAGGGTTGGGAGAAAACCTCTCCATATTTCCCTCATACTAATGTGCCCATACCGCCTCCAAATTTTGGTATACAAAGGTACGTGACATTttggaatgacgaatccaccgaccacgCTATTATTTGGAGAAGTATTAGTCATGGAAACTTCAAAAGGGAGTTCAGCTGTTGGATACTCGTGAGCCCCAACCCTAGCTTCCACGGAATCAGTAGAGTCTTCATCAACATGGTTGCTGCTATCGTCGACCACGACCACGGATGTCCCATTCCTTCGTTTTCTAGCATCGACCACAACCTGAATGTCAACCTGCAACGATGGAACATTCAGAAGACATGGACAATGCTCGGTCAAAGAAAGATCTTCAGTCGAAGACTTACAGACGTCCCAGTCCCAGCTTCACAAGAAGACCTATAACGTGTAGGAGCCCTGACAGTCCATTTAGGTCGGGATTCATTCCCCTGATTGCCCTGCAAAGGATTATTTTCTTTGATCAGGATTGATTTCTAATCACATGGAAACGGTGGGAAACATGCTATACTCACTGGAATAGGCGTCCCAGGCTCATACTTTGTCGAGGATCCATTTAGAGAAGAAGCGCTACTACCAGACATGTTGATGAGAGGTATGATTATGATCAAAAAATTTCTTCTGATAGTGTGCAGCGAAGAAGATACGTTGAATCAATATCAAACCCTAAGTATTGAAAGTCAAGATGAAGATACTTATTATATATCGATAAGATGAGTCAGTTGTGGTTTATGCTGAAACCCTAAACCTCGAATCAGATGCACGGATATATGGGAGGAGCGcaacaatactggggactgacagttcaGCTATAGTCAATGTTGCGATTGATGACCTAGCATGTCACGTGTCTCCCTAGACAGCTCATATGGTCGTGGATCATCATTGCCTACGTGGATCTTGGGTCATTGCTCAAAGCTAGAGTGTGGATAAGTTTGGTGGAGAAACGATAGGAGATTATTGTTCAAAAAATAATTTCTAGCAACATCTCTACAGCCAAATTAACCAAATAATCAGTAAGTATCTACTTCAGCAGAAAGGAAATAATTTCAGAAAAATTCATGAGCAAGATCAGTCAGACTCATCAGAGGCGTTAGATTTGTCAGAATCATCAGgctcatcatcatcgtcttctgCTGAATCCTCTTCACGctcttcatcagaatcactatCAGGGTCGTTGACGAAGTCTGGGTGAATATCCTCTTCATAGGTATCCCAGCCAGCTTCCTCATCACGCTCAGCCTCGGGATCATCTCGGGTCAGCTTCTCAATTTCTCTAGTGTACCGGTCCGGCTTGATTTCACGCTCCTGTGGTCCCCACATAGATTCATCCTCTGAAGCATCAGAGTCTGAAGCTACACCTTCATCACGGGAATGAAGCTTATCCTCAGCCTTCGCTATCCGACGCTCAATTCGGGCTCTTCTTTGTAGACGATCCTCCAACTCGCCATCTTTAGCTTTTCTCTTCCTGAGCTCAGCATAAGTGACTCGCTAATTGTCGACGGGTACATCACGATTCTGTTTAGCTCGAGTTTTGACTGTAGAAGGTTTGAAATCCTCTTCTGAAGAGCTGGAAGAATAATCATTGTTGCTGCTAGAAGTCACCATTTTATGAGACAAGGAATATGGAGTTACAAACACGCTGGTATTAACGCCTGCAAAAATGGTATTCCTCaattcttacctatttacgatttcataaacttagtgataacaacgtaaaacccccaaaacttgctcgttctttcaaacctgcaaaatcgAGCATgaaacatattattcaagagtcaacaccgacttttcgagaaactatgagtaattcacataaccttctaTGTGAGCACTCACTGATTTTTGCGCGTACATACGCTATAAAATCGCTGAATTCACACATACACTGTGAATTCACCAAACTCATAAATTGTGTGTTTTCAAAAACTCaattttcattcaataaagcgtGAATAAGTCACGCACGCACACAGAGAAAAAAATCTGTGCGTTAGCAAACTCAagtgaataaataaaaaaaaaaatttttgctcaatcgagcattcgtCTGTGAAACGAGGGACTTTTCTACTTTGAAGAACTCTCCATACTTCAAATAAAATTtcgaaagttctcaaacaaattttcatcatgaactccgggtcttttcaaaattcctttaactctcattatttattacttttacgaacgaacctacgtttctaaaagtatttccaaagttcatgcttcaaaaacaaacttgggttttcatgaaacctaataaacaaaaccttTTGCTACTGCAACTAGGTCatatctattcaaaattttatgtgactcttccatattagggatttttcgctcgttcctccgacTAACGAACAAACGTGCATATACAttagttttctaaaaatccttcataaatcatATGCATACGGCCATGGGATTTTGGTTTTATGGACAACTCATCAATCATAAAACCAgcagaaaaaaaaattcacgaaCTTACATGTCAGCGCCGGACGGAATTCGGCCGGCGGTGATCGGCCGGGCAGCGGTGGTACTGGCTCCGGTGGATTTTCCTGCTACTTCTCGTGAAGTGATGGTGAGAAGAAGAGTGGCTGGTCAAtcaaaacacaaaaaagaattttagggcttcttcccttttatgtcaaatttatttccaaaacctaataaaacatgggtttccttttttgggctcgggcccgcaaatcctaaatcgaccataactaagcttctgaacgcccaaatcagcagtgcctcatctctccacgctcatgAGATGACACTCCACCTTACTATCAGAGTCCCCATCcgcgcatttgctcgtacatggcatcattggggtaaatcgaggattctgaaactacctttgtagactaagttcaaccactgatctcatcGACTGATAATCACCATTTAAcgcatactgcggaacatgattgttcccaggggacttaatgtagatggtgaatttttgatagacgcatttatgtgtataatttgtcctcaatgtttcgtattgttagtactcgttttcgtccttattgtggtgttttgtgtgtttgtaggtatttttggagaaataaacatgcgtGGAAAATTCAGCTTGAAAAGTTGTCTATGGCACCCCGGAGAACATGTGTtatgcggactctcattttggttaaggggcacctcaattactaaggggcacctcagttgggcagctgctattcgcacccctactctggataaagggatacccatcttcatcgtttcaaaattctggttttggcgggaaataatgGCAGCAGAAGAACATATTTCTGGTTCAAGATTTGGGATGATTtagcgagactcaatggctggatcCGCAGAGGAAGACGTGACGGACATTAACATGCGTGGTATGGGCTTTTTCTTGGATTAAGTTGGGCTATATTGATCGGGATAAAGATGGACAGTGTGCACGAGAATATCTCACCCTTTCCCGTGAATTTTGTGTTGTGCGTGTGTCTTGAGAGTGTTTGAACCAAACAATGACATTCAGTAGCGTGTTTTAGTGTGTATAACCAACAACAGATACGTAGAATCACTTGCAGGCGCGTGAACGggttttaaaaggaaaaaaaataatcctgTGATAGAAGAGTATTGAAGAGAGAATTATTTGCAGTTATGATGCGAGATTTGGGTGCAGTGAGGCTATATAAGTCGTTCAGGGTCAGTAGAGTAATggggggagagattgggagagtttCAGAGCATCAGAGagtcgagataatcaagtggcaggaaaccaccatttctgctgctgtgaagaacacgaagaacataagaccaacATAGACAGTCGTTTACGCTACAGTAATTGCAACACAGCCTGGcagtcttagaagctacagtaacAGCGACAATTACCCGCGGGTCGCAAACTGATAGTTGACAGTCTTAtatactacagtaacaacgacagtttgcatttatcgttctctgtaactttaaccattctcatcatttgtaaaccatttttgagcataaatgaaatcaacttttgagcgtgtttccaagatgatgatgagctaaacacaatccttggggcgatggaggaagctgttgtttcggtaaaagtgacgtatctttattttaattaattataa encodes the following:
- the LOC113312678 gene encoding glutamic acid-rich protein-like, producing MIILPALQKRISNLLQSKLELNRIVMKRKAKDGELEDRLQRRARIERRIAKAEDKLHSRDEGVASDSDASEDESMWGPQEREIKPDRYTREIEKLTRDDPEAERDEEAGWDTYEEDIHPDFVNDPDSDSDEEREEDSAEDDDDEPDDSDKSNASDESD